One window of Nicotiana tomentosiformis chromosome 11, ASM39032v3, whole genome shotgun sequence genomic DNA carries:
- the LOC138901077 gene encoding intracellular protein transport protein USO1-like codes for MTNRVDLRQSLKQHGVTDGGSTPTSSIEVLRDYESKQGDSDEIFYSLSFFILFGLHSVRLEIVIRFWQDGSLATMKINAEGEGVPKTRANCTANDLRKWVKNAKAKKWLICGLCPDEYNRIQSCTTAKEIWNTLQVDHEGTPQVKRSRGTLLYSQYENFTMKERETIQDMYTRFTTLTNELKCLGRVILEEDKVEKILTRVLPISWERKITAIHESKNIATLRLDELIRNLTAYELRRQTMNMDVPKKERSLALRITERADLEEDEMAMITKDFKKYLMRGKGSSRDENYNKARVPKKQTNEGCYKCRKTDHHIKKFPQWKIEWKKERSERRNMKKEQVHPKKNKGSTKAMVAAWGESSDEESDDEDGDEQALMKIGESYEESKVSIIHLKDKIKFLSKEKLSELLLDFIDEFEVINKEKEQLSKDCMILKVKCKNLELRVSETVSENTALKNQVHTFEANILELKSEKLKLKLGTSKKTADCTQLTLEENVGKLKDELYRKDEQVRVLKEDLGKVKHELDRTSKWNRSSDALSWLQEHYSSNRRGLGFGNQLPKWYPKSKYLTLPENKICTHCGKTGHYKSECNAKERASQKNKNFVQGKNWLPSSSEGEQPNMVHGQWLLKACDRKQGPGKRVNNIYIIDLSTLSENELTCLSVLDSDPLLWHKRLGHASLSQLNKLVSKDLVIGLPNIKFKEEKACEACARGKQEHDDEAIELVKHLNETTAQTEASLEEGTGD; via the exons ATGACCAATCGTGTTGATTTGCGCCAAAGTTTAAAGCAACATGGTGTTACTGATGGTGGCTCTACCCCTACTTCTTCCATTGAG GTTTTGAGAGACTACGAGTCTAAACAGGGGGACTCCGATGAAATTTTTTACTCTTTGTCATTTTTCATTCTATTTGGACTTCACAGTGTTCGTCTTGAAATTGTTATTAGGTTTTGGCAAG atggttcattggctaccatgaagataaatgctGAAGGAGAAGGGGTGCCAAAAACAAGAGCTAATTGTACTGCTAACGACTTGAGAAAATGGgtgaagaatgctaaagccaagaaatggcttattTGTGGACTCTGTCCAGACGAGTACAACAGAATTCAAAGttgtactactgctaaggaaatTTGGAACACTTTGCAAGTGgatcatgaaggaacacctcaggtaaagaggtccagaggaacattactatattctcaatatgagaattttacTATGAAGGAAAGAGAAACCATCCAAGatatgtatacaaggttcactacactaacaaatgaacttaagtgtcttggaagggttattcttgaagaagacaaagttgagaagattttgacaagggttctgccaaTCTCATGGGAGAGAAAAATCACTGCTATTCATGAATCAAAAAATATTGccactcttaggttggatgagctaattagaaatctcactgcttatgaacttagaaggcaaaccatgaatatggatgtacccaagaaggaaaggagcctggcactcagaatcactgaacgTGCTGATCTGGAggaagatgaaatggctatgatcaccaaggacttcaagaaaTACCTTATGAGAGGAAAAGGTTCTTCAAGAGATGAAAATTACAACAAAGCAAGGGTTCCTAAAAAACAGACCAATGAGGGCTGCTACAAGTGTaggaagactgatcaccacatcaaaaaatttcctcaatggaaaattgaatggaagaaggaaagatctGAACGAAGGAACATGAAGAAGGAACAagttcatcccaagaagaacaaaggatcaacaaaggctatggttgctgcttggggagaaagttcAGATGAGGaatcagatgatgaagatggagacgAACAAGCACTTATGAAAATTGGAGAATCATATGAGGAATCTAAGGTAAgtataattcatctcaaagacaagattaagtttttgtctaaagaaaaactctctgaattattgctagatttcattgatgaatttgaggtaataaataaagaaaaagaacaacTGTCTAAGGATTGTATGATTTTAAAAGtaaagtgtaagaacctggagCTCAGAGTTAGTGAGACCGTGAGTGAAAATACTGCTCTGAAAAACCAGGTTCATACATTTGAAGCAAATATTCTTGAGTTAAAATCTGAAAAACTAAAACTGAAACTAGGAACCAGTAAGAAGACagctgattgcacacaactcactttagaagaaaatgtaggcaaactgaaagatgagttgtataggaAGGATGAGCAAGTAAGAGTGCTAAAGGAGGATttaggcaaggtcaagcatgaactagacagaactaGTAAATGGAATAGGTCCTCCGATGCTttgtcatggctacaggaacattacagtagcaatagaagaggacttggctttggaaATCAGCTACCTAAGTGGTATCctaaaagcaagtacctcactcttcctgagaacaagatttgtactcactgtggtaagactggtcactataaaagtgaatgtaaCGCAAAAGAAAGGGCcagtcaaaagaacaaaaattttgttcaagggaagaattggttaccaa gttcaagtgaaggggagcagccaaatatggtacatggacagTGGCTACTCAAAGCATGTGATAGGAAGCAaggacca ggtaaaagagtgaataatatatatattatagatcTATCCACACTCTCAGAGAATGAACTAACTTGCTTAAGTGTGCTGGAtagtgatcccctcctttggcataagaggcttggacatgcaagtctaagtcaactcaacaaattagtctccaaagacttggtgataggactgcctaacattaagttcaaggaagaaaaagcttgtgaggcttgtgcaaggggaaaGCAG gaacatgatgatgaagcaattgagcTAGTTAAACacttaaatgaaaccacagcccagactgaagcaTCTTTGGAGGAAGGAACAGGTGATTGA